One window of Streptomyces sp. FIT100 genomic DNA carries:
- a CDS encoding HNH endonuclease family protein, with the protein MFAALALTTGCDGLDDAGSPGSGAAAPNGHAVSPLQNRDGTKPGLALLTSEADRAAARELIEAVPTKGRGPKTGYARDEFGYAWMDTADGVPLARNGCDTRNDLLKRDGRNVRFRTGSDCVVVAMTLHDPYTGKTIEWRKQKAAEVQIDHVVPLSYSWQMGSSRWTESKREQLANDALNLIPVDGRTNSSKGDSGPASWLPPNRQIRCAYAVRFAEVALKYEMPVTAADKRTMLDQCGG; encoded by the coding sequence GTGTTCGCCGCCCTGGCTCTCACCACCGGGTGCGACGGCCTCGACGACGCCGGTTCCCCGGGGAGCGGGGCAGCGGCGCCGAACGGGCACGCTGTCAGCCCGCTGCAGAACCGGGACGGAACCAAGCCGGGTCTCGCCCTCCTGACGAGCGAGGCAGACAGGGCCGCGGCTCGCGAGCTCATCGAGGCGGTGCCGACAAAGGGGCGGGGGCCGAAGACGGGCTACGCCCGGGACGAGTTCGGCTATGCGTGGATGGACACGGCCGACGGCGTCCCACTGGCGCGGAACGGTTGTGACACCCGCAACGATCTCTTGAAGCGCGATGGCCGGAACGTGCGCTTCCGAACCGGTTCCGACTGTGTCGTCGTCGCCATGACACTGCATGATCCGTACACCGGCAAGACCATTGAGTGGCGCAAGCAGAAGGCCGCCGAGGTGCAGATAGACCACGTGGTGCCGCTGTCGTACAGCTGGCAGATGGGTTCGTCGCGTTGGACGGAGAGCAAGCGCGAGCAGCTCGCGAACGACGCGCTCAATCTGATCCCGGTCGACGGTCGTACCAACTCGTCCAAGGGGGACTCAGGGCCCGCGTCCTGGCTGCCGCCGAACAGGCAGATCCGGTGCGCGTACGCGGTCCGCTTCGCCGAGGTCGCCCTGAAGTACGAGATGCCGGTGACCGCGGCGGACAAGAGGACGATGCTCGATCAGTGCGGCGGCTGA
- a CDS encoding acyltransferase, whose amino-acid sequence MSSGAGVRELGADAAPERAPAPRGPRDGVDGTAPVVLDVAGPADKKPRDNRLRALDGLRILAALSVCLFHYVGKGQVGRAWGDSPKELFPDLSAVGAYGYLGVQLFFVISGFVICMSSWGKSLGHFFRSRVTRLYPAYWVAIVLTTAACFILPSVFAPLRLDEILLNFTMLQQPMGAERVLGVCWTLWVEAKFYLLFAIFVVWKGVTYRRVVIFCCLWLVAGVLARVADHPLTDQIVMRDHAPFFVGGLALYLIHRYGSDLLLWGIVGVSWAFGVRYATSTLWERNPDAYLEKSPYVVAAIVTLAFAVVAAVALGWMRWAGWRWLTFAGALTYPFYLVHEHIGWFVITVLSRKYHFGAWPTLLVTVGAMLLLAWLIHRFVEKPFGPRMRRIMESQAARLKTLAR is encoded by the coding sequence ATGAGCAGTGGTGCAGGGGTTCGAGAACTGGGGGCGGACGCCGCACCGGAACGGGCACCGGCTCCCCGGGGCCCTCGGGACGGCGTCGACGGCACCGCCCCGGTCGTGCTCGACGTGGCCGGTCCGGCGGACAAGAAGCCCCGTGACAACCGCCTGCGCGCTCTCGACGGGCTTCGCATCCTGGCGGCGCTGAGCGTCTGCCTCTTCCACTACGTCGGCAAGGGCCAGGTCGGCCGTGCCTGGGGGGACTCCCCGAAGGAGCTCTTCCCCGACCTCTCCGCCGTGGGGGCCTACGGCTACCTCGGTGTTCAGCTCTTCTTCGTCATCAGCGGCTTCGTCATCTGCATGAGCAGTTGGGGCAAGTCGCTCGGGCACTTCTTCCGCTCCCGGGTCACCCGGCTCTATCCGGCCTACTGGGTCGCGATCGTGCTGACCACCGCCGCCTGCTTCATCCTGCCGTCGGTCTTCGCCCCGCTCCGTCTCGACGAGATCCTCCTCAACTTCACGATGCTCCAGCAGCCGATGGGTGCGGAACGCGTGCTCGGCGTGTGCTGGACGCTCTGGGTGGAGGCGAAGTTCTACCTGCTCTTCGCGATCTTCGTGGTGTGGAAGGGCGTCACCTACCGGCGCGTGGTCATCTTCTGCTGCCTGTGGCTCGTCGCCGGTGTTCTGGCCCGCGTCGCCGACCATCCGCTGACCGACCAGATCGTGATGCGCGACCACGCCCCGTTCTTCGTCGGCGGGCTCGCGCTCTACCTCATCCACCGCTACGGGAGCGATCTGCTGCTGTGGGGCATCGTGGGTGTCAGCTGGGCGTTCGGCGTGCGCTACGCCACGTCCACGCTGTGGGAGAGGAACCCCGATGCCTACCTGGAGAAGAGCCCCTACGTCGTCGCGGCGATCGTGACCCTGGCCTTCGCCGTCGTGGCCGCAGTGGCACTGGGCTGGATGCGGTGGGCCGGCTGGCGCTGGCTGACGTTCGCCGGGGCCCTGACGTACCCCTTCTACCTGGTGCACGAGCACATCGGCTGGTTCGTCATCACCGTGCTGAGCCGCAAGTACCACTTCGGTGCCTGGCCGACACTGCTGGTCACGGTCGGCGCGATGCTGCTGCTCGCCTGGCTGATCCACCGGTTTGTGGAGAAGCCCTTCGGACCGCGGATGCGCCGGATCATGGAGAGCCAGGCCGCTCGGCTGAAGACCCTGGCGCGCTGA
- a CDS encoding DUF6191 domain-containing protein, whose translation MEFLVFMTLPGLAILLTAVAAVDQIALRTGRSRWLPWRSAARQGQISATGFEQLHASFSPGKQAELKERQSALVLRDDETDGAPPRSRVDLAAGKAVIRLPRRSTLL comes from the coding sequence GTGGAATTCCTGGTCTTCATGACGCTGCCGGGCCTGGCGATCCTGCTGACGGCCGTGGCCGCCGTCGACCAGATCGCCCTGCGGACCGGCCGCTCCCGGTGGCTGCCCTGGCGCAGTGCGGCCCGTCAGGGGCAGATCTCGGCCACCGGGTTCGAGCAGTTGCACGCGAGCTTCTCGCCCGGAAAGCAGGCCGAGCTGAAGGAGCGGCAGTCCGCGCTGGTGCTGCGCGACGACGAGACCGACGGCGCCCCGCCGCGTTCGAGGGTCGATCTCGCGGCGGGGAAGGCGGTCATCCGCCTCCCCCGCCGGTCGACGCTACTGTGA
- a CDS encoding YfhO family protein produces the protein MPSLDPVRVPAARLPATGPRATAPCATEPSAAEPRASAPRATVLAALLTVAAVCTGDAVARSFPFGPRTRSVNDLGNQFVPFHAHLWDLLHGRAEGGLLLNWQSGYGMSFLPDLGTYLGSPFSLLVGVFPREDIDLAVYVITVLKMAAAAAAMTGLLLALNRNPGPRGRWWAAGVLGASYALCGWSVVEAAYNTMWLDGLIAFPLLCLTGEWARARRRPVLAVVVVAAAWTANFYTAYMATIGAALVLLLRLLLDEEATVRDRGRALLRAAGTTLLGTALAAPVLLPVLQGSKHAHPGWTRQFTPTGWTDVIARALPATYSFFSPAVFLGTGALLLVAALPFHRGVERRERLGWTGLAVAVVLSMQWEPGHLAWHVFATPNGSPYRQSFVLAGILVIAAWTCLAQDWPGPRALLAGTGALAVLAAAAATSELAAEWSLPLFLAGLAGAGGGLVLARRRPARGGYAAVAALLMCGALVGQAAATVAYADRQKLGRLDDYPPWGSPHDARAAAVARADGWPRHRTDPGRIQLTGNDPLLVGGEGGGYYSSHTPAVFTRTMAALGAGWTSRGRNVQSLDNPVTDAVFSVGARVRAAADGDDVRVVRPAGGVPPLVTVRPDRPGGAPGPRFGHSPFRNQELLLGTSVYTAPEDGVCPAGTDVFVFAPDYTGWARRGDGPPVRLRGEPLRGVRAAMTPLGTSTGPGSRIAFARGVAPHGWSGGCLHRDRLAAAVAQLKRTGAVAVDVRDDGVRAALPPGSTGTAVLAAPRIAGWRCNGRPAGGHLGLVAVPLDGRTTTVDCSFRPPGLRAGAAVGGAALLVLIAVAALPTVRARANASTSGHQDFTRTEPFGRPPSMRCRVRSRPCPPS, from the coding sequence ATGCCCAGCCTCGATCCCGTGCGGGTCCCCGCAGCCCGCCTCCCCGCGACCGGACCGCGCGCCACCGCCCCGTGTGCGACCGAACCGAGTGCGGCCGAACCGCGTGCGAGCGCCCCGCGTGCGACCGTCCTCGCCGCGCTCCTCACGGTCGCCGCCGTGTGCACGGGCGACGCCGTCGCCCGCAGCTTTCCCTTCGGCCCGAGGACGCGCAGCGTCAACGACCTCGGCAATCAGTTCGTCCCCTTCCACGCGCATCTGTGGGACCTGCTGCACGGCCGGGCGGAGGGCGGGCTGCTCCTCAACTGGCAGTCCGGCTACGGCATGAGCTTCCTGCCCGACCTCGGCACGTATCTCGGCAGCCCGTTCTCGCTGCTCGTCGGAGTCTTCCCGCGCGAGGACATCGACCTCGCGGTGTACGTGATCACCGTCCTGAAGATGGCCGCGGCCGCGGCCGCGATGACGGGGCTGCTGCTCGCGCTGAACCGGAACCCCGGCCCCCGCGGCCGCTGGTGGGCGGCGGGCGTGCTCGGCGCCTCGTACGCGCTGTGCGGCTGGTCCGTCGTCGAGGCCGCCTACAACACCATGTGGCTGGACGGGCTGATCGCCTTCCCGCTTCTCTGCCTCACCGGCGAGTGGGCACGGGCCCGGCGGCGGCCCGTCCTCGCCGTGGTGGTCGTCGCCGCGGCCTGGACCGCCAACTTCTACACCGCCTACATGGCCACGATCGGCGCCGCGCTCGTCCTGCTGCTGCGGCTGCTCCTGGACGAGGAGGCGACCGTGCGGGACCGGGGGCGGGCGCTGCTGCGGGCGGCGGGGACCACGCTGCTCGGGACCGCCCTCGCCGCTCCCGTGCTGCTGCCCGTCCTCCAGGGCTCGAAGCACGCCCACCCGGGCTGGACCCGGCAGTTCACCCCGACAGGGTGGACCGATGTGATCGCCCGCGCCCTCCCGGCGACGTACAGCTTCTTCAGCCCGGCCGTCTTCCTCGGGACGGGTGCACTGCTGCTTGTCGCCGCCCTGCCCTTCCACCGGGGCGTGGAGCGGCGCGAGCGCCTGGGATGGACCGGGCTCGCGGTGGCGGTCGTCCTGTCGATGCAGTGGGAGCCCGGCCATCTGGCGTGGCACGTCTTCGCGACGCCCAACGGCAGCCCGTACCGCCAGTCGTTCGTCCTCGCCGGGATCCTGGTGATCGCGGCCTGGACGTGTCTCGCGCAGGACTGGCCGGGGCCGCGGGCGCTGCTCGCCGGGACCGGAGCCCTCGCGGTGCTCGCGGCGGCCGCGGCGACCAGTGAGCTGGCGGCCGAGTGGTCGCTGCCGCTGTTCCTCGCCGGGCTGGCCGGTGCGGGCGGCGGGCTGGTCCTGGCGCGGCGCCGGCCGGCGCGCGGGGGGTACGCCGCCGTGGCCGCGCTGCTGATGTGCGGCGCGCTCGTCGGCCAGGCCGCGGCGACCGTCGCCTATGCCGACCGGCAGAAGCTCGGCCGGCTGGACGACTATCCGCCCTGGGGCTCCCCGCACGACGCCCGGGCCGCGGCGGTGGCGCGCGCCGACGGCTGGCCGCGCCATCGCACCGACCCCGGCCGAATCCAGCTCACCGGCAACGACCCGCTCCTGGTCGGCGGCGAGGGCGGCGGCTACTACAGCAGCCACACGCCCGCGGTGTTCACGCGCACCATGGCCGCGCTCGGCGCCGGCTGGACCTCGCGGGGCCGGAATGTGCAGAGTCTGGACAACCCGGTCACCGACGCGGTCTTCTCGGTCGGCGCGCGGGTGCGCGCGGCGGCCGACGGCGACGACGTACGCGTCGTCCGGCCGGCTGGCGGCGTGCCGCCGCTGGTGACCGTCCGCCCGGACCGCCCCGGGGGCGCCCCCGGACCGCGCTTCGGTCACTCCCCCTTCCGCAACCAGGAGCTGCTGCTCGGCACATCCGTGTACACGGCCCCCGAGGACGGGGTCTGCCCCGCGGGCACCGATGTCTTCGTCTTCGCGCCCGACTACACCGGCTGGGCCCGCCGCGGCGACGGCCCACCGGTGCGGCTCAGGGGCGAGCCCCTGCGGGGCGTGCGCGCCGCGATGACCCCGCTCGGCACGTCGACCGGTCCCGGCTCGCGGATCGCCTTCGCCCGGGGCGTCGCACCGCACGGCTGGAGCGGGGGCTGTCTGCACCGCGACAGGCTCGCCGCCGCCGTGGCGCAGCTGAAGCGGACGGGCGCGGTCGCCGTCGACGTCCGCGACGACGGCGTACGGGCCGCACTGCCGCCCGGCTCCACCGGTACCGCGGTGCTCGCCGCCCCGCGTATCGCGGGCTGGCGCTGCAACGGCCGCCCGGCCGGCGGCCACCTCGGCCTGGTCGCCGTCCCGCTCGACGGGCGCACGACCACGGTCGACTGCTCCTTCCGGCCGCCCGGGCTACGGGCCGGAGCAGCGGTCGGCGGCGCGGCGCTGCTCGTTCTCATCGCCGTCGCGGCGCTGCCGACGGTGCGGGCACGCGCGAACGCGTCGACGTCCGGCCACCAAGACTTCACCCGTACAGAACCCTTTGGCCGTCCGCCGAGCATGAGGTGCCGCGTACGCTCCCGACCATGCCCTCCCTCCTGA
- a CDS encoding DUF4352 domain-containing protein, protein MSEYTQQPPYAPEPPAPQPPAPHPAPARNGLGTAALILGIIGALSGVIPFFFWLAGILGLIGLILGFAARGRVKRGEATNKGVALAGVVLGLVSLVLSVVGAVITFKAVGDAVDEINKATSGSSASKEPGAGSDKPLEKAKDGEDTTGKALAAGDSAVYDDDLTVTVSEPKPYTPGEFAAGHTKGNKAFQVTVTIENAGKEKFDASLVTAEARAGKDGVSAEEIYDGKVGEPITGTVLPGKKVTTTWAFGTPSDAANLTIEISPGFEYNASVWDLKL, encoded by the coding sequence ATGTCCGAGTACACACAGCAGCCCCCGTACGCTCCCGAGCCGCCCGCGCCGCAGCCGCCCGCGCCCCACCCGGCCCCCGCCCGCAACGGCCTCGGCACCGCCGCGCTGATCCTCGGGATCATCGGCGCCCTGTCCGGCGTGATCCCGTTCTTCTTCTGGCTGGCGGGCATCCTCGGCCTCATCGGGCTGATCCTCGGCTTCGCCGCCCGCGGCAGAGTCAAACGGGGCGAGGCCACCAACAAGGGAGTCGCGCTCGCCGGCGTCGTCCTCGGCCTGGTGTCACTGGTCCTGTCCGTGGTCGGTGCGGTCATCACGTTCAAGGCCGTGGGCGACGCGGTCGACGAGATCAACAAGGCCACCTCCGGCAGCTCCGCCTCGAAGGAGCCCGGCGCGGGCAGCGACAAGCCCCTGGAGAAGGCGAAGGACGGCGAGGACACCACCGGCAAGGCGCTCGCCGCCGGCGACTCGGCTGTCTACGACGACGATCTGACCGTCACGGTGTCGGAGCCGAAGCCCTACACCCCGGGCGAGTTCGCGGCCGGACACACCAAGGGCAACAAGGCGTTCCAGGTCACCGTCACGATCGAGAACGCCGGCAAGGAGAAGTTCGACGCCTCGCTCGTCACCGCGGAAGCCCGCGCCGGCAAGGACGGCGTCAGCGCCGAGGAGATCTACGACGGCAAGGTCGGCGAACCGATCACCGGCACCGTCCTGCCCGGCAAGAAGGTGACGACCACCTGGGCCTTCGGCACCCCCTCCGACGCCGCGAACCTCACGATCGAGATCAGCCCCGGCTTCGAGTACAACGCGTCCGTCTGGGACCTGAAGCTCTGA
- a CDS encoding serine/threonine-protein kinase gives MNGRVIADRYELSTVIGQGGMGQVWTGYDRRLDRRVAVKLLRPDHMAAATAADEMRRRFVRECRVTAQVSHPGLVTVHDAGSDGDDLYLVMQYVEGADLADHLAEHDPYPWEWAAAIAAQLCAVLAAVHAVPIVHRDLKPRNVMVKPDGTITVLDLGVASVLDTDTTRLTHTGSPIGSPAYMAPEQAMGGAVGPYTDLYALGVLLHELLSGNVPFAGSTALGVLHRHLYEPPLPVRQLRPEVPERLETLVLRLLSKDPQHRPSGAQEVYEQLAPLLPGRGAPAPLGPLDPTRPFLRPHAPWPDRAATPAPVPHQATPTVVAGRPDVAAAVDEVKRLLGEGSITRAVDILGGILPAAAAEHGEHSPVVRILRKQYATTLMDDGQYRRALPELRRLADDRAAEAGMGDPQTLQYRYDAAQCLEQLGEPAAALAEYRAVLPYYEGRHVAGADQSRAFDIRHRIGHLLLAIGDHAAGQQQLQSLLYDTERLYGPAHPSALGLRRALDRQRQFRPGG, from the coding sequence GTGAACGGACGGGTCATCGCCGACCGGTACGAGCTCTCCACCGTCATCGGCCAGGGCGGCATGGGCCAGGTCTGGACCGGCTACGACCGGCGGCTCGACCGGCGCGTCGCCGTCAAGCTGCTCAGGCCGGACCACATGGCCGCGGCGACCGCGGCGGACGAGATGCGCCGGCGCTTCGTCCGCGAGTGCCGGGTGACGGCGCAGGTCTCGCACCCCGGCCTGGTCACCGTCCATGACGCGGGCAGCGACGGCGACGACCTGTACCTCGTCATGCAGTACGTCGAGGGCGCCGACCTCGCCGACCACCTCGCCGAGCACGACCCGTATCCCTGGGAGTGGGCCGCCGCGATCGCCGCCCAGCTGTGCGCGGTGCTCGCCGCGGTGCACGCCGTGCCGATCGTCCACCGCGACCTCAAGCCGCGGAACGTGATGGTGAAGCCCGACGGCACGATCACCGTCCTCGACCTCGGCGTCGCCTCCGTCCTGGACACCGACACCACCCGGCTCACCCACACCGGCTCCCCGATCGGCAGCCCCGCCTACATGGCTCCCGAGCAGGCGATGGGCGGCGCGGTCGGCCCCTACACCGACCTGTACGCGCTCGGCGTGCTGCTGCACGAACTCCTCAGCGGGAACGTGCCGTTCGCCGGCTCCACCGCGCTCGGCGTGCTGCACCGGCATCTGTACGAGCCGCCCCTCCCGGTGCGGCAGCTGCGGCCCGAGGTGCCCGAGCGGCTGGAGACGCTGGTGCTGCGGCTGCTGTCCAAGGACCCGCAGCACCGCCCGTCCGGCGCCCAGGAGGTCTACGAGCAGCTGGCCCCGCTGCTGCCGGGCCGCGGTGCGCCGGCACCGCTGGGCCCGCTGGACCCGACCCGGCCCTTCCTGCGCCCGCACGCCCCCTGGCCGGACCGCGCGGCCACTCCGGCGCCGGTGCCGCACCAGGCCACGCCGACGGTGGTCGCGGGCCGCCCGGATGTGGCCGCGGCTGTCGACGAGGTCAAGCGGCTCCTCGGAGAGGGCAGCATCACCCGGGCCGTCGACATCCTCGGTGGCATCCTCCCGGCGGCGGCCGCCGAGCACGGCGAGCACTCACCGGTCGTCAGGATCCTGCGCAAGCAGTACGCGACGACGCTGATGGACGACGGCCAGTACCGCAGGGCCCTGCCCGAACTGCGCCGGCTCGCCGACGACCGGGCGGCCGAGGCGGGCATGGGCGACCCCCAGACGCTCCAGTACCGCTACGACGCGGCACAGTGCCTGGAGCAGCTCGGTGAGCCGGCCGCAGCGCTGGCCGAGTACCGGGCGGTGCTGCCGTACTACGAGGGCAGGCACGTGGCGGGGGCGGACCAGTCACGGGCCTTCGACATCCGGCACCGGATCGGGCACCTGCTGCTGGCGATCGGCGACCACGCGGCGGGGCAGCAGCAGTTGCAGAGTTTGCTCTACGACACGGAGCGCCTGTATGGCCCGGCCCATCCGTCGGCACTGGGCCTGCGCCGTGCGCTGGACCGGCAGCGCCAGTTCCGCCCGGGCGGCTGA
- a CDS encoding class I SAM-dependent methyltransferase: protein MPSLLSNRLAKRVLRPAFTLVEQRLERATTALQSDLDALHHEVADLRRQSYGLGLLLDHAGRDGHRMPTATQLDTLVREVTTVTGASDAHARSELTVAYRTVVALEALGIGSMPGSTSDVCGKLATVPLLAPPNGDVLEIGTGHGLFASGLLRMLHRAGVEPRLTAVGPLTAADPLTGPVREDAVRVNLALCGGRSAAEARIAAPRNAVSDRRYGVVVIAGDPSVDAVLADLEWSAELAADGAAVIVDGHADDTRPGVNEALGKHLATGSRLRLLGQVAGTAVLRAA from the coding sequence ATGCCCTCCCTCCTGAGCAACCGGCTGGCGAAGCGGGTGCTGCGTCCGGCGTTCACGCTGGTCGAACAGCGCCTGGAGCGCGCCACGACGGCCTTGCAGTCCGACCTCGACGCCCTCCACCACGAGGTGGCCGACCTGCGTCGGCAGAGCTACGGACTGGGGCTGCTGCTCGACCACGCCGGGCGGGACGGCCACCGGATGCCCACCGCCACCCAGCTGGACACGCTGGTGCGGGAAGTGACCACGGTGACGGGCGCGTCCGACGCCCACGCCCGCAGCGAACTGACCGTCGCCTACCGCACGGTGGTGGCCCTGGAGGCACTGGGGATCGGTTCCATGCCGGGCTCGACCTCCGACGTGTGCGGCAAGCTGGCGACCGTTCCCCTGCTGGCCCCGCCGAACGGCGATGTCCTCGAAATAGGCACCGGACACGGGCTGTTCGCGTCGGGTCTGCTGCGCATGCTGCACCGGGCGGGCGTCGAGCCCCGACTGACGGCCGTCGGCCCGCTGACGGCCGCCGACCCGCTGACGGGCCCGGTCCGCGAGGACGCCGTACGCGTCAACCTCGCGCTGTGCGGCGGCCGTTCGGCCGCCGAGGCGCGCATCGCCGCCCCCCGGAACGCCGTCTCCGACCGTCGGTACGGAGTCGTCGTCATCGCCGGCGACCCCTCCGTCGATGCCGTGCTCGCCGACCTCGAATGGTCCGCGGAGCTCGCCGCGGACGGCGCGGCCGTGATCGTCGACGGCCATGCCGACGACACCCGCCCCGGCGTCAACGAGGCCCTCGGCAAGCACCTCGCGACCGGCTCCCGCCTGCGCCTTCTGGGACAGGTCGCGGGCACGGCGGTCCTCCGGGCTGCCTGA
- a CDS encoding N-6 DNA methylase — MPDNAAEVTAAGIARLAGVGRAAVSNWRRRHADFPRPVGGTETSPSFALGEVEQWLRDQGKLAEVPLRERVWQQVAAHPDGAVTALGHAGCALLLVRDRPTAWLELAAVSDEHLATMLPKVLEAVLTPRFGPPGERAVPTPDAAALRGAVPLLRGAVELAAETGARQAFEFLLGRHLDANPRQYTLTPPGPAALMAALAGPAATVLDPACGTGALLRAAARPTALYAQEADPDLAALAALRLALGSDAEVHVRTGDSLRGDAFPRLTADAVLCHPPFNERNWGHEELAYDPRWEYGFPARTESELAWVQHALARLRPGGAAVLLMPPAAASRRSGRRIRADLLRRGALRAVVALPAGAAPPYGIPLHLWVLRRPAAAERPAPELLFVDTAEPAGSGGRDKLDWQTVHHTVLDAWGPFDRSGTAEEQPGVSRSVPVIELLDDDVDLAPARHLPPPATGGSAAELTGVRERLTDTLRLTGDLTPPPAEPTGAGPARWTGTTVGELARAGALELRPGGSGTGSAPVLTEHDVLAGTAPSGSLPDAPGPGEDPVEPVLLRAGDVVVPVLGGGSAARVVDEATAGAALGRNLQLLRPDPAALDPWFLAGFLRGTANNRQASSYASTATRLDVRRLQLPRLPLADQRRYGERFRALASFEDALRLTGRLGQQLAQGLYDGLTDGTVEA; from the coding sequence GTGCCGGACAACGCCGCAGAGGTGACCGCCGCCGGGATCGCCCGGCTCGCGGGTGTCGGTCGGGCAGCGGTCAGCAACTGGCGGCGCCGGCACGCCGACTTCCCCCGGCCCGTCGGAGGCACCGAGACCAGCCCGTCCTTCGCGCTCGGCGAGGTCGAGCAGTGGCTGCGCGACCAGGGCAAGCTCGCCGAGGTCCCGCTCCGCGAGCGGGTCTGGCAGCAGGTCGCCGCACACCCCGACGGCGCCGTCACCGCCCTCGGCCACGCGGGCTGCGCCCTGCTGCTCGTACGGGACCGGCCCACCGCCTGGCTGGAGCTCGCCGCGGTCTCCGACGAGCACCTGGCGACGATGCTGCCCAAGGTGCTCGAAGCGGTCCTCACCCCGCGGTTCGGGCCGCCCGGCGAGCGTGCCGTGCCCACTCCTGACGCCGCCGCGCTGCGCGGCGCCGTGCCGCTGCTGCGCGGCGCCGTCGAACTCGCCGCCGAGACGGGCGCCCGCCAGGCGTTCGAGTTCCTCCTCGGCCGGCACCTCGACGCCAACCCCCGCCAGTACACGCTCACTCCGCCCGGCCCGGCCGCGCTGATGGCCGCGCTGGCCGGCCCCGCAGCGACCGTGCTCGACCCCGCCTGCGGCACGGGGGCTCTCCTGCGGGCCGCCGCCCGCCCCACCGCCCTGTACGCGCAGGAGGCGGACCCCGATCTCGCGGCGCTCGCCGCGCTGCGCCTCGCCCTCGGCTCCGACGCCGAGGTGCACGTCCGCACCGGCGACTCACTGCGCGGCGACGCCTTCCCGCGGCTGACCGCCGACGCCGTCCTGTGCCACCCGCCGTTCAACGAGCGCAACTGGGGCCACGAGGAGCTCGCCTACGACCCGCGCTGGGAGTACGGCTTCCCGGCCCGTACCGAGTCCGAGCTGGCCTGGGTGCAGCACGCGCTCGCCCGGCTGCGCCCCGGCGGCGCCGCCGTCCTGCTGATGCCCCCGGCAGCCGCCTCCCGCCGCTCCGGCCGCCGTATCCGCGCCGACCTGCTGCGCCGCGGTGCCCTGCGCGCGGTCGTCGCGCTGCCCGCCGGGGCCGCGCCCCCGTACGGAATCCCGCTCCACCTCTGGGTGCTGCGCCGCCCGGCCGCGGCGGAACGCCCCGCCCCCGAGCTGCTGTTCGTCGACACCGCCGAGCCGGCCGGCAGCGGCGGACGCGACAAGCTCGACTGGCAGACCGTGCACCACACGGTCCTCGACGCCTGGGGGCCCTTCGACCGCAGCGGGACGGCCGAAGAACAGCCCGGCGTCAGCCGCTCCGTGCCCGTCATCGAGCTCCTCGACGACGACGTCGACCTGGCACCCGCCCGCCATCTGCCGCCCCCGGCCACCGGCGGGAGCGCCGCCGAACTCACCGGCGTACGGGAGCGGCTGACGGACACCCTGCGCCTCACCGGCGACCTCACGCCGCCACCCGCCGAGCCCACCGGCGCCGGCCCCGCCCGCTGGACCGGCACCACCGTCGGCGAACTCGCCCGCGCGGGCGCCCTGGAGCTGCGCCCCGGCGGCTCCGGCACCGGCTCCGCCCCCGTCCTCACCGAGCACGACGTCCTCGCCGGCACCGCCCCGTCGGGCAGCCTCCCGGACGCCCCCGGCCCCGGCGAGGACCCCGTCGAGCCCGTCCTCCTCCGGGCCGGCGACGTCGTGGTACCCGTTCTCGGCGGTGGTTCGGCCGCCCGTGTCGTCGACGAGGCCACCGCGGGCGCCGCGCTCGGCCGCAACCTCCAGCTGCTGCGCCCCGACCCGGCCGCGCTCGACCCCTGGTTCCTCGCCGGCTTCCTGCGCGGCACCGCTAACAACCGCCAGGCCAGCAGCTACGCCTCCACCGCCACCCGGCTCGACGTCCGCCGGCTCCAACTGCCCCGGCTGCCACTCGCCGACCAGCGCCGGTACGGTGAACGCTTCCGGGCGCTCGCCTCCTTCGAGGACGCGCTGCGGCTCACGGGACGGCTGGGACAGCAGCTGGCGCAGGGGCTGTACGACGGACTGACGGACGGCACGGTCGAGGCGTGA